The following coding sequences lie in one Psychrilyobacter atlanticus DSM 19335 genomic window:
- a CDS encoding helix-turn-helix domain-containing protein gives MSGINIGNKIKEFRNLRGMSLKSLAEVTEVSSSLLSQIEKGSANPSINTIKNISEKLDIPLFLFFKEDAPKDDFIVRKDSRKRMTFSKEEGISYELLTSDLSGSIEFMILTLTSGMESSEKRREHKGEEVAYILEGEVSLDLEGDNFTLFQGDSAKINSYMKHRWKNNGEKTVKIIFAINPPCF, from the coding sequence GTGAGCGGTATAAATATTGGGAATAAGATAAAAGAATTTAGAAATTTAAGGGGAATGAGCTTAAAATCACTGGCAGAGGTAACGGAAGTTTCGTCATCTCTTCTGAGTCAGATAGAAAAAGGGAGTGCTAATCCATCGATCAATACAATAAAAAATATATCGGAAAAATTAGATATTCCTCTATTTTTATTTTTTAAGGAGGATGCTCCGAAAGATGATTTTATAGTAAGAAAGGATAGCAGAAAAAGGATGACATTTTCAAAAGAAGAGGGAATATCCTATGAACTTCTCACTTCTGACCTTTCAGGAAGTATTGAGTTTATGATCCTTACCCTGACTTCGGGGATGGAGTCCTCTGAAAAAAGAAGGGAACACAAGGGGGAAGAGGTAGCGTATATATTGGAAGGAGAAGTCTCCTTAGATTTAGAAGGGGATAATTTTACACTGTTCCAAGGAGATAGCGCCAAGATAAATTCATATATGAAACATAGATGGAAAAATAACGGGGAAAAAACCGTTAAGATAATTTTTGCTATCAACCCTCCGTGTTTTTAA
- a CDS encoding TRM11 family SAM-dependent methyltransferase, with product MKEPKKFIYIINYPTFEEELCMLEMRSIFNTEPRDKVLISDIDFNPSYSTFIKSRLEILHEEEDFEDILNKLEKDTITLDDFRLEFIKALKADVPYNERFRYLSEIGDRIMGIPDIKSPKLVLALGKYNEKWFFGIHEKNDNVWITHEKKPCSYSNSLSVRVAKSVVNIAANGNKNTKIIDPCCGVGTTIVEGLSMGYEIWGTEISEKNTNNAKRNLGFFNLDPRVTHQDMHTIKENYDSSIVDIPYGLFSHITKDQQQDIIDTARRISKKMILITFEDLDYMVEKSGFKIVDRCAVTKGSFKRYILVCE from the coding sequence ATGAAAGAACCAAAAAAATTTATATATATAATTAACTATCCTACATTTGAAGAAGAACTTTGTATGTTAGAGATGAGATCTATTTTTAATACCGAGCCAAGGGATAAAGTTTTAATATCTGATATAGATTTTAACCCCTCTTATAGTACCTTTATTAAAAGTCGATTGGAAATTCTTCATGAAGAGGAAGATTTTGAAGATATTTTAAACAAATTAGAAAAAGATACAATAACATTAGATGATTTTAGATTGGAATTCATAAAAGCCTTAAAAGCAGATGTACCTTATAATGAACGATTTCGATATCTAAGTGAAATTGGAGACAGGATTATGGGAATCCCAGATATTAAATCTCCTAAACTAGTTTTAGCCTTAGGTAAATATAATGAAAAGTGGTTCTTTGGTATCCATGAAAAAAATGATAACGTATGGATTACCCATGAAAAAAAACCTTGCAGTTACTCTAATTCTCTCAGTGTAAGAGTTGCCAAGAGTGTCGTAAATATAGCAGCTAATGGGAATAAAAATACAAAGATTATTGATCCTTGCTGTGGTGTGGGAACTACAATTGTAGAGGGATTATCTATGGGCTATGAAATTTGGGGTACTGAAATCAGTGAAAAAAATACCAATAATGCCAAAAGAAACTTAGGATTTTTTAATCTCGATCCCAGAGTTACCCACCAGGATATGCATACAATAAAAGAAAATTATGATAGTTCTATAGTAGACATCCCCTATGGATTATTCAGTCATATTACAAAAGACCAACAGCAGGATATAATAGATACTGCTAGACGAATCTCTAAAAAAATGATCCTTATCACCTTTGAAGACCTAGATTATATGGTCGAAAAATCAGGTTTTAAGATAGTTGACAGATGTGCTGTTACCAAGGGAAGCTTCAAAAGATATATCTTAGTTTGTGAATAA
- a CDS encoding RelA/SpoT domain-containing protein — translation MHKLNKEEFFKTFEISDEYFTSTGLEWDNLNEIYADYCKIVPLLEKEAEHIVSKLIDVPLVHSVRRRVKEPSHLVEKIIRKGKKYNDLNINVTNYIKIVTDLIGIRVLHLFKDDWINLHKNITDIWETKEIPQLNVRRGDYNMENLEDQLKDIDCEVIIREYGYRSVHYLIGAHISKSKETFIEIQARTVFEEAWSEIDHIIRYPYDTDNPILTEYLAIFNRIAGSADEMGMFIKKLKSEVGNSGRRELDLKFK, via the coding sequence ATACATAAATTAAATAAAGAAGAGTTTTTTAAAACTTTTGAGATTTCAGATGAATATTTTACCTCTACAGGATTGGAGTGGGATAATTTAAATGAAATCTATGCTGATTATTGCAAAATTGTGCCGCTATTAGAAAAAGAAGCCGAACATATAGTTTCTAAATTAATAGATGTACCTTTAGTTCATTCTGTGAGAAGAAGGGTCAAAGAACCCAGCCATCTAGTTGAAAAAATTATTAGAAAAGGTAAAAAGTATAATGACCTAAATATCAACGTAACTAACTATATAAAAATAGTTACCGATTTAATCGGTATAAGAGTTTTACACCTATTCAAAGACGACTGGATAAATTTACATAAAAATATCACGGATATTTGGGAAACCAAAGAGATCCCACAGCTAAATGTGAGACGTGGTGATTACAACATGGAAAATTTAGAGGATCAATTAAAAGATATCGACTGTGAAGTTATCATAAGAGAGTACGGTTATAGATCTGTGCACTACCTCATTGGAGCCCATATCTCAAAATCTAAAGAAACCTTTATAGAAATCCAAGCCAGAACAGTATTTGAAGAGGCTTGGAGTGAGATAGATCATATCATCAGATATCCCTATGATACAGATAATCCTATCCTCACTGAATACCTTGCTATTTTTAACAGAATTGCCGGAAGTGCTGATGAGATGGGAATGTTTATAAAAAAATTAAAATCTGAAGTGGGAAACAGCGGTAGAAGGGAACTTGACCTAAAATTTAAATAA
- a CDS encoding SHOCT domain-containing protein → MIFLVKNGGTKEIPTGFSWTTFFFAFLPALIRGDIKWGLVMLVGSVFTSGISSLVFPFIYNKLYIKNLIENGYIPKTEEDIDLLNQMDIRYPKEGKQKSEASIINSGKENNTIHSADELKKWMELLKDGSITKDEYESIKAKILQNN, encoded by the coding sequence ATGATTTTTTTAGTAAAAAATGGAGGAACAAAAGAAATTCCAACAGGCTTTTCATGGACAACATTCTTTTTTGCTTTTTTACCTGCACTTATAAGAGGTGATATTAAATGGGGACTTGTAATGCTGGTAGGGTCTGTATTTACCAGTGGAATAAGTTCCCTTGTATTTCCCTTTATCTATAATAAGCTCTATATTAAAAACTTGATAGAAAATGGTTACATACCAAAAACTGAAGAAGATATTGACTTATTAAACCAAATGGATATAAGATATCCAAAAGAGGGGAAACAAAAATCAGAAGCTTCTATTATAAATTCGGGAAAAGAAAATAATACAATCCATAGTGCTGATGAACTAAAAAAATGGATGGAACTTCTTAAAGATGGCAGTATAACTAAAGATGAGTATGAGTCAATAAAAGCAAAAATTCTTCAAAATAATTAG
- a CDS encoding MerR family transcriptional regulator, whose product MYRIGDFSRICGVSIALLHHWEKVGILIPFKKNHENGYRYYDPSQIIKVYNILTLQSVGLSLKEIATLITLEDKEMLEILIENTKKIKNKISSLQETLRQLETNMFLIKNGGIPMEKLVTVKNVKPILVAYYRDKTDDVTGLNDYWQPLLNYISEKGGEPSAPCMTILYNNYFGKVEDKYDLAIVEGVSALIQSTEKFICEELPEVENMACIVHKGGYGSIFETYNILEKWINENEYKPKGALREIYHKGSWLDIPEEEYITELQIEIVK is encoded by the coding sequence ATGTATAGAATAGGAGATTTTTCTAGAATATGTGGTGTTAGCATCGCACTATTACATCATTGGGAAAAGGTGGGGATTCTTATACCTTTTAAAAAGAATCATGAAAATGGTTATAGATATTATGACCCTTCACAAATAATTAAGGTCTATAATATTTTAACTTTGCAGAGTGTGGGTCTCTCACTCAAAGAAATAGCAACTCTTATAACTTTAGAAGACAAAGAGATGTTGGAAATTTTAATAGAAAATACTAAAAAAATTAAAAATAAAATATCCAGTCTACAAGAAACATTAAGACAGCTTGAAACAAACATGTTTTTAATAAAAAATGGAGGTATCCCTATGGAAAAACTTGTAACTGTAAAAAATGTTAAACCTATTCTAGTAGCATATTATCGGGATAAAACCGATGACGTAACAGGGTTAAATGATTATTGGCAGCCACTACTTAATTACATCTCAGAGAAGGGTGGAGAACCTTCTGCACCTTGTATGACTATTTTATATAATAATTACTTTGGAAAAGTAGAAGATAAGTACGATTTAGCCATAGTAGAAGGAGTTTCTGCTCTTATTCAAAGTACAGAAAAATTTATATGTGAGGAGCTACCAGAAGTTGAAAATATGGCATGTATAGTTCATAAAGGTGGATACGGAAGTATCTTTGAAACATATAATATTTTAGAAAAATGGATAAATGAAAACGAATACAAACCTAAAGGAGCTTTAAGGGAAATTTATCATAAAGGTTCTTGGTTAGATATTCCTGAAGAAGAATATATCACTGAACTTCAGATAGAAATAGTAAAATAA
- a CDS encoding class I SAM-dependent methyltransferase codes for MTYFNDRQKVQEYIEMCEDMDGKKLIDVLKKHLKEKSTILELGMGPGKDLNILKKYYNAIGSDNSQEFLNVYAENNKDTQLLLLDAVTINTEKKFDCIYSNKVLQHLTKNQLNQSAARQWEVLYDDGLLFHTFWRGDLEEIYNGLRFVYYEKDELINLFQNLFNIIEIDYYSEEEDKDSIYIILQKK; via the coding sequence ATGACTTATTTTAATGATAGACAGAAAGTTCAGGAATATATAGAGATGTGTGAAGATATGGATGGTAAAAAATTAATAGATGTTTTAAAAAAACACTTGAAAGAAAAATCTACAATTTTAGAACTTGGGATGGGGCCGGGGAAAGATTTAAATATACTTAAAAAATACTATAATGCCATTGGTTCTGATAACTCACAAGAATTTTTAAATGTATATGCAGAAAATAACAAAGATACTCAATTACTCCTTTTGGATGCAGTAACAATAAATACCGAAAAAAAGTTTGACTGTATATACTCTAATAAGGTATTGCAGCATTTAACAAAGAATCAGCTTAATCAATCCGCAGCAAGACAGTGGGAAGTCCTTTATGATGACGGACTCCTATTTCATACTTTTTGGAGAGGTGACTTAGAAGAAATATATAATGGACTGAGATTTGTTTATTATGAAAAAGATGAACTAATAAATTTATTTCAAAATTTATTTAATATAATTGAAATAGATTACTATTCTGAAGAAGAAGATAAAGATTCAATATATATAATTTTACAAAAAAAATAG